The Halobellus sp. MBLA0158 genome has a window encoding:
- a CDS encoding universal stress protein → MATYVLATNHVDTSAQLCDYLLDRVSRSDEIHAVNSLPGGDDTSSQDVRDGEEALNVISARLAGVTTVETHQFVRGNDPHTDVLEHADDVDADEIVIGIRKRNPTAKVVFGSTAQRILLHSNRPVAVVPLVEVE, encoded by the coding sequence ATGGCGACCTACGTACTCGCGACGAACCACGTCGACACGAGCGCACAGCTGTGCGACTACCTCCTCGATCGGGTCTCCCGCAGCGACGAGATCCACGCCGTCAACTCCCTCCCCGGCGGCGACGACACCTCGAGCCAGGACGTCCGGGACGGCGAGGAGGCCCTCAACGTCATCTCCGCCCGGCTCGCCGGCGTCACGACCGTCGAGACCCATCAGTTCGTCCGCGGGAACGACCCCCATACCGACGTGCTGGAGCACGCCGACGACGTCGACGCCGACGAGATCGTCATCGGCATCCGCAAGCGGAACCCGACCGCGAAGGTGGTCTTCGGCAGCACCGCCCAGCGGATTCTCCTCCACTCGAATCGCCCCGTCGCGGTCGTCCCCCTCGTCGAGGTCGAGTAG
- a CDS encoding alpha/beta hydrolase, producing the protein MTFRSGGERCVGRLYRPDRPADPALVVLSGGLVGASAFGLDEYAERLASAGYAAFHFDPRHTGDSDGQPRNLVDPARQRADWEAALSGLRGRADVASDRTVLWGAGLAGGIVLDVAAADPRIRGVVSQAPVLSGRAFLRARGLGFLARGVLAGVRDRLQSPLFGVHSVSVAADRAEKRGLALVSTPGAHRRYREVVPDDADWENRLPARSLLALARHAPDDPPRPSCPVLFVGGTRDDIVPIEAVEDAADGIPESTLVSLPVDHFEFYSGEGRARAVGHGLAFLDGAVGE; encoded by the coding sequence ATGACGTTCCGGAGCGGCGGCGAGCGCTGCGTCGGCCGGCTGTACCGCCCCGACCGGCCCGCCGATCCGGCGCTCGTCGTGCTGTCGGGCGGGCTCGTCGGCGCGAGCGCGTTCGGACTCGACGAGTACGCCGAGCGGCTCGCGTCGGCGGGCTACGCCGCGTTCCACTTCGATCCGCGACACACGGGCGATAGCGACGGACAGCCCCGGAACCTCGTCGACCCCGCCCGACAGCGAGCGGACTGGGAGGCGGCGCTTTCGGGGCTTCGCGGTCGGGCAGACGTCGCGAGCGATCGGACCGTCCTCTGGGGTGCGGGTCTCGCGGGCGGGATCGTTCTCGACGTCGCCGCCGCCGATCCGCGCATCCGCGGCGTCGTCTCACAGGCGCCGGTCCTCTCGGGGCGGGCGTTCCTGCGCGCCCGCGGCCTCGGATTCCTCGCCAGGGGCGTTCTGGCTGGCGTCCGCGACCGCCTCCAGTCGCCGCTGTTCGGAGTCCACTCCGTCTCCGTCGCCGCCGACCGCGCGGAGAAGCGCGGACTCGCACTCGTGTCGACGCCGGGAGCGCACCGCCGCTATCGCGAGGTCGTCCCCGACGACGCCGACTGGGAGAACCGCCTGCCCGCGCGGTCGCTGCTCGCGCTCGCGCGGCACGCGCCGGACGACCCGCCGCGTCCGTCCTGTCCCGTCCTGTTCGTCGGTGGGACGCGCGACGACATCGTCCCCATCGAAGCAGTGGAGGACGCGGCCGACGGAATCCCGGAGTCGACGCTGGTCAGCCTGCCGGTCGATCACTTCGAGTTCTACTCCGGAGAGGGCAGGGCGCGTGCGGTCGGCCACGGGCTCGCGTTCCTCGACGGCGCGGTCGGCGAGTGA
- a CDS encoding MBL fold metallo-hydrolase, translating to MRLTFLGTGSAMAVPDRAQTGLLLESDDRALLVDCGSGVLQRLSGTDIGYEGVSTVLLTHHHLDHVADLLPLLKARWLAGEEHLEVVGPAGTKSLLDGLLDVHDYLDDRVDLSVREIGPTEFSVAGFDVAATEMRHSMDCLAYRFAGDGNGDVVFSGDGEAAASTARFADGAAVLAHDCSFPDDVDVSNHPTPSLLGEALAGHDIGRVYLTHLYPHTRGRHEEMLDSVTARYDGDVRFASDGLRIEV from the coding sequence ATGCGACTGACCTTCCTCGGGACCGGGAGCGCGATGGCCGTTCCCGACCGCGCGCAGACGGGACTGCTCTTGGAGTCCGACGACCGCGCGCTCCTCGTCGACTGCGGGAGCGGCGTCCTCCAGCGGCTCTCCGGCACCGACATCGGCTACGAGGGCGTCTCGACGGTGCTTCTGACTCACCACCACCTGGACCACGTCGCGGACCTCCTCCCGCTCCTGAAGGCGCGCTGGCTGGCCGGCGAGGAACACCTCGAAGTCGTCGGGCCCGCGGGCACGAAGTCGTTGCTCGACGGCCTGCTCGACGTCCACGACTACCTCGACGACCGCGTCGACCTGAGCGTCCGCGAGATCGGCCCGACGGAGTTCTCCGTCGCCGGCTTCGACGTCGCCGCGACCGAGATGCGGCACTCGATGGACTGCCTCGCGTACCGCTTCGCCGGCGACGGGAACGGCGACGTCGTCTTCTCGGGCGACGGCGAGGCCGCCGCGAGCACCGCGCGCTTCGCCGACGGCGCCGCCGTCCTGGCGCACGACTGCTCGTTCCCCGACGACGTCGACGTCTCGAACCACCCGACGCCGTCGCTGCTGGGCGAGGCCCTCGCGGGGCACGACATCGGCCGGGTCTACCTGACGCACCTGTACCCGCACACCAGGGGTCGGCACGAGGAGATGCTCGATTCCGTAACCGCCCGCTACGACGGCGACGTCCGGTTCGCGAGCGACGGCCTCCGGATCGAGGTCTGA
- a CDS encoding ATP-dependent helicase, with the protein MATTGRDLLRRLAEEGRGPESERGDAAESSDGVELDFDPDAVEIGDGDVLGRLEPAVREWWVDQFGPYVAQNGGFFTPPQREAIPLVDEGTNALVCAPTGSGKTLASFTAILNDLFRRGREREDGLDNSVYCLYISPLKSLANDIHRNLTVPLEGVRERMEAKGGDVEVRHAIRHGDTDSAARQRMLEETPHILNTTPETLAILLNAPKFREKLRTVEYVIVDEIHSLAENKRGTHLSVSLERLEDLADASPTRIGCSATVEPLSTMAEYLVGRDDRGVVRDHEIVDTRFVRDFDLRLECPTDDLIHTPRAEIQSGFYDRLHELICDHENTLVFTNTRSGAERVLENLRERFDAYDDANSGCHHGSLSKEKRQAVEEGLKSGSLDVVTTSTSLELGIDMPHLDLVVQVGSPKSVAALLQRVGRAGHSLGQTVEGRVLALDRDELVECAVMLRKAESGFVDRVFVPEKPHDVAAQHVYGMAINAVRREADVLATLRRAYPYRNYTDDDWERLCRYLTADYQGLEDKNVYAKIWRDTNDPPAGEHHYEEFDVGEPLVGKRGRMARVIYMTNIGTIPDSFTCEVRLRESDEWVGTLDEDYLDTLEKGDVFVLGGDRFAYRYRRGSKVYVDRTTAQPTVPSWFSERLPLSYDLGREIAAFQGALLERLRAGGSPAVREWLREFPIDENAVRAIARLFDEQRRYAGEESVATDGRLVVEEELDRQDYRRHFYVHSTYGRRFNDGLSRLVAARCANRANANVQIAVADNGFSLSMPLNRKVDVEAVIRDLDPDAVRAELRDAIDGTDLLKRYFRIDATRSLMILKRYKGYEKSAAEQQVSAEMLLSFADDLEDFAVMEETYREIIEDKLNVAAIEEVLRDVRAGNIEVSSISVDSPTPRAFGLATLLASDVVLAEDESAVLQEFHARVQAEIGEESEGDEAATPADAPASSSRPVE; encoded by the coding sequence ATGGCGACCACCGGGCGCGACCTGCTCCGACGCCTCGCCGAGGAGGGACGCGGGCCCGAGAGCGAACGCGGCGACGCGGCCGAGTCCTCGGACGGAGTCGAACTGGACTTCGATCCCGACGCGGTCGAGATCGGCGACGGGGACGTCCTCGGCCGGCTGGAGCCCGCGGTGCGGGAGTGGTGGGTCGATCAGTTCGGCCCCTACGTCGCGCAGAACGGCGGCTTCTTCACGCCGCCGCAGCGCGAGGCGATCCCGCTCGTCGACGAGGGGACGAACGCCCTGGTCTGTGCGCCCACGGGGTCGGGCAAGACGCTCGCGTCGTTCACCGCGATCTTGAACGACCTCTTCCGGCGGGGCCGCGAGCGCGAGGACGGCCTCGACAACTCCGTGTACTGCCTGTACATCTCGCCGCTGAAGTCGCTCGCGAACGACATTCACCGCAATCTCACCGTGCCGCTGGAGGGGGTCCGCGAGCGGATGGAAGCGAAGGGCGGCGACGTCGAGGTCAGACACGCGATCCGCCACGGCGACACCGACTCCGCGGCGCGCCAGCGGATGCTGGAGGAGACGCCGCACATCCTCAACACGACGCCGGAGACGCTCGCGATCCTGCTCAACGCGCCCAAGTTCAGGGAGAAACTCAGGACTGTCGAGTACGTGATCGTCGACGAGATCCACAGCCTCGCGGAGAACAAGCGCGGGACGCACCTGTCGGTCTCCCTGGAACGGCTGGAGGACCTCGCGGACGCGTCGCCGACGCGGATCGGCTGTTCGGCGACGGTCGAGCCGCTCTCGACGATGGCGGAGTACCTCGTCGGGCGCGACGACCGGGGCGTCGTGCGGGACCACGAGATCGTCGACACGCGCTTCGTCCGCGACTTCGACCTCCGCCTGGAGTGTCCGACCGACGACCTGATCCACACGCCGCGCGCGGAGATCCAGTCGGGGTTCTACGACCGGCTGCACGAGCTCATTTGTGATCACGAGAACACCCTCGTGTTCACGAACACGCGCTCGGGCGCCGAGCGGGTGCTGGAGAACCTCCGCGAGCGCTTCGACGCCTACGACGACGCGAACTCCGGCTGCCACCACGGGAGCCTCTCGAAGGAGAAGCGCCAGGCGGTCGAGGAGGGGCTGAAGTCCGGCTCGCTCGACGTCGTGACGACCTCGACGAGCCTGGAGTTGGGAATCGATATGCCGCACCTCGATCTCGTGGTCCAGGTCGGCTCGCCCAAGTCGGTCGCGGCGCTCCTCCAGCGCGTCGGCCGCGCGGGCCACAGCCTCGGCCAGACCGTCGAGGGGCGCGTGCTGGCGCTCGACCGCGACGAGCTCGTCGAGTGCGCGGTGATGCTGCGGAAGGCGGAATCTGGCTTCGTCGACCGCGTGTTCGTCCCCGAGAAGCCCCACGACGTCGCCGCCCAGCACGTCTACGGGATGGCGATCAACGCCGTCCGGCGCGAGGCCGACGTCCTCGCGACGCTTCGGCGGGCGTATCCGTACCGGAACTACACGGACGACGACTGGGAGCGGCTCTGTCGGTACCTCACCGCCGACTATCAGGGACTTGAGGACAAGAACGTCTACGCGAAGATCTGGCGCGACACCAACGACCCGCCCGCGGGCGAGCACCACTACGAGGAGTTCGACGTCGGCGAGCCGCTCGTCGGCAAGCGCGGCCGGATGGCCCGCGTCATCTACATGACGAACATCGGGACGATCCCGGATTCGTTCACCTGCGAGGTGCGGCTCAGGGAGAGCGACGAGTGGGTCGGCACCCTCGACGAGGACTACCTCGACACCCTAGAGAAGGGCGACGTCTTCGTCCTCGGCGGCGACCGCTTCGCCTACCGCTACCGACGCGGGTCGAAGGTCTACGTCGACCGGACGACCGCACAGCCGACGGTGCCGTCGTGGTTCTCCGAGCGCCTGCCCCTCTCGTACGACCTCGGACGCGAGATCGCCGCGTTCCAGGGCGCCCTCCTGGAACGGCTCCGCGCCGGTGGCTCCCCCGCGGTCCGCGAGTGGCTCCGCGAGTTCCCGATCGACGAGAACGCCGTCCGCGCGATCGCCCGCCTGTTCGACGAACAGCGCCGCTACGCCGGCGAGGAGAGCGTCGCCACCGACGGGCGGCTCGTCGTCGAGGAGGAACTCGACCGGCAGGACTACCGCCGGCACTTCTACGTCCACTCGACGTACGGCCGGCGGTTCAACGACGGCCTCTCCCGTCTCGTGGCCGCGAGGTGCGCCAACAGGGCGAACGCGAACGTCCAGATCGCCGTCGCCGACAACGGCTTTTCGCTGTCGATGCCGCTCAACAGGAAGGTTGACGTCGAGGCCGTCATCCGCGACCTCGATCCCGACGCCGTCCGGGCGGAGCTGCGTGACGCCATCGACGGTACCGACCTCCTGAAGCGGTACTTCCGCATCGACGCGACGCGCTCGCTGATGATTCTCAAGCGCTACAAGGGCTACGAGAAGTCCGCGGCCGAACAGCAGGTCTCCGCGGAGATGCTGCTGTCGTTCGCCGACGACTTGGAGGATTTCGCGGTGATGGAAGAGACCTACCGCGAGATCATCGAGGACAAGCTCAACGTCGCCGCGATCGAGGAGGTCCTCCGCGACGTCCGGGCAGGGAACATCGAGGTGTCGTCGATCAGCGTCGACTCGCCCACGCCGCGGGCGTTCGGGCTGGCGACGCTGCTCGCGAGCGACGTCGTCCTCGCCGAAGACGAGAGCGCGGTCCTCCAGGAGTTCCACGCGCGTGTGCAGGCCGAAATCGGCGAGGAATCGGAGGGAGACGAAGCCGCCACACCCGCGGACGCCCCGGCCTCATCGTCGCGCCCAGTCGAGTAG
- a CDS encoding AAA domain-containing protein, giving the protein MQLRGRLVDVGDEREVETSYGTRSLAEVTLRTADGSGTANAAGEESAEGIDRDVVRLTLWGKWTETAEHAAPGMELLATDVEPSEFRGETTYGTTGDSRVVLEPGFLVDVTDIRSWVQCPRMYYLNKLSGIPLNYPVVKGTIVHEVFGDLLRDRDLDSAIDERVGEAGLELGLLGRDADEVRDEVRRNAAAIEGWLAQGTLTEEDAWRSEYTLISPTFGIKGRADALRRGMPVELKTGKNTKREPRFHDKIQAAAYALILAERGVPADTGTLLYTKNTALERHEESGDLSPAKEFSIGDGLLDFVVRTRNEIAAMEYDASVPTGYEADAKCEYCFEQDACMVVSGRLDQESKAGQIGSAVPAEEREYFERFYEAIEAERRAVHAEYRKLWEQSAEERADDDRALIGLEPLGRTELDDGRWELRARKPGGAVSKLREGDVALASDGDPVSGYAELCRIREMGEEVVVRADEPLSVRRLDVYPSEIGVDRMLTALHDFVLKGDPEMKDVLFGRREPAFADRSGAPGTYVDNNEAQDGAVRRAVDAEDFALVHGPPGTGKTHTIARIVRTLVESGERVLLSAFTNRAVDNALEAVRDAGVGDVVRVGTENGVREDMLDVRLERGGEPNERAAALREAPVVAATTAACGSRVLREQDFDVALVDEASQLTEPGTLAAVNRADRFVLVGDHQQLPPVVQSGGSGGASGSGGSSGSDEGDGGGVGNGSDLQTSLFERLIEAHPEASVLLDRQYRMAQRIQAFSSTEFYDGALRPANGAVAAQRLSDLGVDEADLPPALRDPVAFVDPDGDGVGNTNPTEADRVAEIVDAYVDAGVDSGDVGVIAPFRAQVAEISKRTDVTVDTVDRFQGSAKEVIVVSFVATGSLEGPLFEDYRRVNVALTRAKKALALVGDADALGSEPFYARLLDWARR; this is encoded by the coding sequence GTGCAACTGCGCGGTCGACTCGTCGACGTGGGTGACGAGCGCGAGGTCGAGACCTCCTACGGAACGCGGTCGCTCGCGGAGGTGACGCTGCGGACGGCGGACGGCTCCGGGACCGCGAACGCCGCGGGCGAGGAGTCGGCCGAGGGCATCGACCGCGACGTCGTCCGGCTCACGCTCTGGGGCAAGTGGACCGAGACGGCCGAGCACGCCGCGCCCGGGATGGAACTGCTGGCGACGGACGTCGAGCCCTCGGAGTTCCGCGGGGAGACGACCTACGGGACGACCGGCGACTCGCGCGTCGTCCTCGAACCCGGGTTCCTCGTCGACGTGACGGACATCCGCTCGTGGGTCCAGTGCCCGCGGATGTACTACCTGAACAAGCTCTCGGGGATTCCGCTCAACTATCCGGTCGTCAAGGGGACGATCGTCCACGAGGTGTTCGGCGACCTCCTGCGCGACCGCGACCTGGACTCTGCGATCGACGAGCGCGTCGGCGAGGCGGGCCTCGAACTCGGCCTGCTCGGCCGCGACGCCGACGAGGTCCGCGACGAGGTCCGGCGGAACGCCGCGGCGATCGAAGGCTGGCTCGCCCAGGGCACGCTCACCGAGGAGGACGCCTGGCGCTCGGAGTACACGCTCATCTCGCCCACGTTCGGGATCAAGGGCCGCGCGGACGCCCTGCGCCGGGGGATGCCGGTCGAACTCAAGACGGGGAAGAACACGAAGCGGGAGCCGCGCTTCCACGACAAGATCCAGGCGGCCGCCTACGCGCTCATTTTGGCCGAACGCGGCGTCCCCGCCGACACGGGAACGCTCCTGTACACGAAGAACACGGCCCTGGAGCGCCACGAGGAGAGCGGCGACCTCTCGCCGGCCAAGGAGTTCTCGATCGGCGACGGCCTACTCGACTTCGTCGTCCGAACGCGAAACGAGATCGCCGCGATGGAGTACGACGCCTCGGTCCCGACGGGCTACGAGGCCGACGCGAAATGCGAGTACTGCTTCGAGCAGGACGCGTGTATGGTCGTCTCCGGCCGCCTGGACCAGGAGTCGAAGGCGGGTCAGATCGGCAGTGCCGTGCCCGCCGAGGAGCGCGAGTACTTCGAGCGATTCTACGAGGCGATCGAGGCCGAGCGCCGCGCGGTCCACGCCGAATATCGAAAGCTCTGGGAGCAGTCCGCCGAAGAGCGTGCCGACGACGACCGGGCGCTGATCGGCCTCGAACCGCTCGGGAGAACCGAACTCGACGACGGCCGGTGGGAGCTCCGGGCGCGGAAGCCGGGCGGCGCCGTCTCGAAGCTCCGCGAGGGCGACGTCGCCCTCGCCAGCGACGGCGATCCCGTCTCGGGATACGCCGAACTCTGTCGGATCCGGGAGATGGGCGAGGAGGTCGTCGTCCGCGCCGACGAGCCGCTTTCGGTCCGCCGGCTCGACGTCTACCCCTCCGAGATCGGCGTCGACCGGATGCTCACCGCGCTCCACGACTTCGTGCTGAAGGGCGATCCGGAGATGAAAGACGTGCTCTTCGGGCGGCGCGAGCCCGCGTTCGCGGACCGATCGGGGGCGCCCGGCACCTACGTCGATAACAACGAGGCCCAGGACGGGGCCGTCCGCCGCGCGGTCGACGCCGAGGACTTCGCGCTCGTCCACGGGCCGCCGGGGACGGGAAAGACCCACACCATCGCGCGGATCGTCCGCACGCTCGTCGAGTCGGGCGAGCGCGTCCTCCTGTCGGCGTTCACGAACCGCGCGGTCGACAACGCCCTCGAAGCCGTCCGCGACGCCGGCGTCGGCGACGTCGTCCGCGTGGGCACCGAAAACGGCGTCCGCGAGGATATGCTGGACGTGCGGCTCGAACGCGGCGGCGAGCCGAACGAGCGCGCGGCGGCGCTCCGGGAGGCGCCGGTCGTGGCCGCGACGACGGCCGCCTGCGGGTCGCGAGTGCTGCGCGAGCAGGACTTCGACGTCGCGCTCGTCGACGAGGCGTCCCAGCTCACCGAGCCGGGGACGCTCGCGGCCGTGAACCGCGCCGACCGGTTCGTGCTCGTCGGCGACCACCAGCAGCTCCCGCCGGTCGTGCAGTCGGGGGGATCCGGCGGCGCGAGCGGGTCCGGCGGATCCAGCGGGTCCGACGAGGGCGACGGCGGGGGAGTCGGCAACGGTAGCGACCTCCAAACCTCGCTGTTCGAGCGCCTCATCGAGGCTCACCCGGAGGCGTCGGTCCTGCTGGACCGCCAGTACCGGATGGCCCAGCGCATCCAGGCCTTTTCTTCCACCGAGTTCTACGACGGCGCGCTCCGCCCGGCGAACGGCGCGGTCGCGGCACAGCGGCTCTCTGACCTCGGCGTCGACGAGGCGGACCTCCCGCCCGCACTCCGCGACCCGGTCGCGTTCGTCGATCCCGACGGCGACGGCGTCGGCAACACCAACCCCACCGAGGCGGATCGCGTGGCCGAGATCGTCGACGCCTACGTCGATGCGGGCGTCGACTCCGGGGACGTCGGCGTCATCGCGCCCTTCCGCGCCCAGGTCGCCGAGATATCGAAGCGGACGGACGTCACCGTCGACACCGTCGATCGCTTCCAGGGGTCGGCCAAGGAGGTGATCGTGGTCTCGTTCGTCGCGACCGGTTCGCTTGAGGGCCCGCTCTTCGAGGACTACCGGCGGGTGAACGTCGCGCTCACCCGCGCGAAGAAGGCGCTCGCGCTCGTCGGCGACGCCGACGCCCTCGGGTCGGAGCCGTTCTATGCGCGCCTACTCGACTGGGCGCGACGATGA
- a CDS encoding UPF0175 family protein: MASTSHDPSEELATAIGRYVLGDLSLGRAAEEAGLSRWEFEEVLRDAGFAALYGPRTEEQLQAELDAAHDLGE, from the coding sequence ATGGCGTCTACCAGCCACGACCCGAGCGAGGAACTGGCCACCGCGATCGGCCGGTACGTCCTGGGAGATCTCTCACTCGGACGGGCGGCCGAGGAAGCGGGGCTCTCTCGCTGGGAGTTCGAGGAGGTGCTCCGTGACGCCGGCTTCGCCGCGCTGTACGGTCCTCGAACGGAAGAGCAGTTACAGGCCGAACTCGACGCCGCGCACGATCTCGGAGAGTAG
- a CDS encoding zinc-dependent metalloprotease, whose amino-acid sequence MDLFRSVRAVANAGDGDGSGRIDWDAVGTAAKGATDPGGLDLSDAEREGYAADVRDARERLRSVGGLDFDVPETIEVQNRHHWIDANVATFRRVMRPIETEVSVAFPNATRVVNTGSMALVLSFLGSHVLGQYDPLLLAEGDDEAHGLYFVHPNIVAAAADLDVDYPRFRRWIAFHEVTHAAEFGAAPWLSEHLESRLEDGLETLASGGFDREAFHDLDVAMTAVEGYAELLMDRAFDAEYADLRAKLDARRRGGSPLTRLMRRLLGLGLKRRQYERGASFFETVADRRGVAAAAAVWDRPENLPTDEELDTPARWLARVDS is encoded by the coding sequence ATGGATCTCTTTCGGAGCGTGCGGGCGGTCGCGAACGCGGGCGACGGCGACGGCAGCGGCCGGATCGACTGGGACGCCGTCGGGACGGCCGCGAAGGGCGCGACCGACCCCGGCGGGCTCGATCTCTCCGACGCGGAGCGGGAGGGCTACGCCGCGGACGTCCGCGACGCCCGCGAGCGACTCCGCTCGGTCGGCGGTCTCGACTTCGACGTCCCGGAGACGATCGAGGTCCAGAACCGCCACCACTGGATCGATGCCAACGTCGCGACCTTCCGCCGGGTGATGCGGCCGATCGAGACGGAAGTGAGCGTCGCCTTCCCGAACGCGACCCGGGTGGTAAACACCGGGTCGATGGCGCTCGTCCTCTCGTTTCTCGGCTCGCACGTCCTCGGCCAGTACGACCCGCTCCTGCTCGCGGAGGGCGACGACGAGGCCCACGGCCTCTACTTCGTCCACCCCAACATCGTCGCCGCCGCGGCGGATCTCGACGTCGACTACCCGCGGTTCCGCCGGTGGATCGCCTTCCACGAGGTCACCCACGCCGCGGAGTTCGGCGCCGCGCCGTGGCTCTCCGAACACCTCGAATCGCGGCTGGAAGACGGCCTGGAGACCCTCGCGAGCGGCGGCTTCGACCGGGAGGCGTTCCACGACCTGGACGTCGCGATGACCGCCGTCGAGGGCTACGCCGAGCTGTTGATGGACCGCGCCTTCGACGCGGAGTACGCCGACCTCCGGGCGAAGCTGGACGCCCGACGGCGCGGCGGCAGTCCGCTCACGCGCCTGATGCGACGCCTGCTCGGCCTCGGCCTGAAGCGCCGGCAGTACGAGCGCGGGGCGTCTTTCTTCGAGACCGTCGCCGACCGGCGGGGTGTCGCGGCCGCCGCGGCCGTCTGGGACCGCCCCGAGAATCTGCCGACCGACGAGGAACTCGACACGCCGGCGCGGTGGCTCGCGCGCGTCGATTCGTGA
- a CDS encoding SRPBCC family protein → MARTFRAAATVTVERDIEDVFAYLAAVTTMDDWVKGVSETRHTGGTPGEVGATYAYRYRSAGTTRSMEMTVEAVERPTRLVIGVPDGSLAFTSEITLEAVDGGTRVTNAIDATVTGRGLALLTAVAPPLVRWLATREMTGELEQLKSNLEDEEIAVADDRRRRESTAAA, encoded by the coding sequence ATGGCACGAACGTTCCGTGCGGCGGCGACGGTGACGGTGGAACGGGACATCGAGGACGTCTTCGCCTACCTCGCGGCGGTCACGACGATGGACGACTGGGTGAAGGGAGTCTCGGAGACCCGACACACGGGCGGGACGCCGGGCGAAGTCGGGGCGACCTACGCGTACCGGTACCGGTCGGCCGGGACGACCCGATCGATGGAGATGACAGTCGAAGCGGTCGAGCGGCCCACCAGGCTCGTGATCGGCGTCCCCGACGGCTCGCTGGCGTTCACGAGCGAGATCACGCTCGAGGCGGTCGACGGGGGCACTCGCGTCACCAACGCCATCGACGCGACGGTCACGGGCCGCGGGCTCGCGCTGCTTACCGCCGTCGCGCCGCCGCTGGTCCGCTGGCTCGCGACGCGCGAGATGACGGGCGAACTCGAACAGCTGAAGTCGAACCTGGAGGACGAGGAGATCGCCGTCGCCGACGACCGCCGGCGGCGGGAGTCGACGGCCGCGGCCTGA
- a CDS encoding MBL fold metallo-hydrolase → MPDLLAQRTVDDLARAIDADEPLTVVDTRPPDSFEAWHVSGAVNVPYHPVDGLGAGFTWDDVAAVVDGQPVAVVCARGLASTAFGFELSRRGYENVSVVKGGMVDWSKLYDVVEVETDGDLFLAQIQRRAKGCLGYVVGDAAAREALVVDPTRQHHEHELVAADAGLVVTGVLDTHVHADHLSGGRDLAERLSVPYYLSADATARDLKYDFHPISDGETLSVGSVDVAVRAAPGHTTEHVSLLVDGEYLLSGDTLFVESVGRTELEFGEEGAETGAEMLYETIHERYGDLADDVVVLPGHVSVGADGTFAVGRPGDVVAGRLGDLRADLELFSLDREAFVERVADAGSDQPANYRTIIDANRGVFELEPDEGEELELGPNNCAV, encoded by the coding sequence ATGCCGGACCTCCTCGCTCAGCGCACCGTCGACGACCTCGCGAGGGCGATCGACGCCGACGAGCCCCTCACCGTCGTCGACACGCGGCCGCCCGACAGCTTCGAGGCGTGGCACGTCTCCGGCGCGGTGAACGTCCCGTACCATCCCGTTGACGGCCTCGGCGCGGGCTTCACCTGGGACGACGTCGCGGCCGTCGTCGACGGCCAGCCGGTGGCGGTCGTCTGCGCCCGGGGCCTCGCGTCGACCGCCTTCGGCTTCGAGCTGTCGAGGCGGGGCTACGAGAACGTCAGCGTCGTCAAGGGCGGAATGGTGGACTGGAGCAAGCTCTACGACGTCGTCGAGGTTGAGACCGACGGGGACCTGTTCCTCGCGCAGATCCAGCGCCGGGCGAAGGGCTGTCTTGGCTACGTCGTCGGCGACGCCGCGGCCCGGGAGGCGCTCGTCGTCGACCCAACGCGCCAGCACCACGAGCACGAACTCGTCGCGGCCGACGCCGGCCTCGTGGTTACGGGCGTCCTCGACACCCACGTCCACGCGGACCACCTCTCGGGCGGCCGCGACCTGGCCGAGCGGCTCTCGGTCCCGTACTACCTGAGCGCCGACGCGACCGCCCGCGATCTGAAGTACGACTTCCATCCGATCTCCGACGGCGAGACGCTCTCGGTCGGAAGCGTCGACGTCGCGGTCCGCGCGGCGCCCGGCCACACGACCGAGCACGTGAGCCTCCTCGTCGACGGCGAGTACCTCCTCTCGGGGGATACGCTCTTCGTCGAGTCGGTCGGTCGGACCGAACTGGAGTTCGGCGAGGAGGGCGCCGAGACCGGCGCGGAGATGCTCTACGAGACGATTCACGAGCGCTACGGCGACCTCGCCGACGACGTGGTGGTGCTCCCCGGCCACGTCTCGGTCGGTGCCGACGGGACGTTCGCCGTCGGACGTCCGGGCGACGTCGTCGCCGGCCGGCTCGGAGATCTCCGCGCGGACCTGGAGCTGTTCTCGCTCGACCGCGAGGCGTTCGTCGAGCGGGTCGCCGACGCTGGGAGCGACCAACCGGCGAACTACCGGACGATCATCGACGCCAACCGCGGCGTCTTCGAGCTGGAGCCCGACGAGGGCGAGGAACTGGAACTGGGACCGAACAACTGCGCCGTTTGA